In a single window of the Patescibacteria group bacterium genome:
- a CDS encoding prepilin-type N-terminal cleavage/methylation domain-containing protein: protein MSFFDKKISSKAFTLIEILIYTAIFGVVAAGIIGVAWNITRLHTTQIASNEIDENLRYVMNLVNSKVREASLIVQASGTTLILRMPDSLKSPTTFSLNNGTLYIQEGSADPVAITSNRVEVTSLNFEYISVAGSKGGVRVNIAMAYKEQPGIASREYITTVTKVNAIVFDSDIIPDVTNSRSVGINTAQWKDGYFSRNVIVGGDVSSTGFIIGGAGLCMGTDCRTSWGQVTGVTGSGTQNYIAKWTSSGSIGNSQIFDNGTNVGIGTTSPNVKLHISNTTAGINELLRLAYNNSVGSGARLSWWAGDTVSETGRIENFVDAGNQVSLRFYTYNSGLGERMRITAAGNVGIGTASPPSLLSVGASSQFQVNSSGDIVKIKNLTYSWPSSHAVGFLKNDGSGNLTWDTSGAVGGTGSAGQVAFWSSTTTITGDSGFYWDNTNKRLGLGTTAPGQRLSVVGDIGLSGGDRFIGTTDAYGLSIRTNNTNRIFISADGNVGIGTTSPSRTLDVHGIAQLRGAAGGTGLFVDSGGNVGIGTTSPAFKLDVSGSARVTNVFKEGNWRHVLSSYVTATPTNGVLLTTAIPYDGVTNRGMHGIRVMGYAFGESRPIDFEVVFYLYTSGFNSYGWTNYGAHDPGTIKLSYEGNVVKLWWSSKVYYASYEIFTKSHGALGQNDSWFEGWTITDAVAPTSNVVDVPYRNAMPYGLAMRGNINLNGNWLSGDGDNEGVYINASGNVGIGATSPSYRLDVAGDINTSGYFRGNGSQITNLNASNLTSGIVPAARLSSTQAYYTLDPIFPKTNQQHTTLGGATIGEIALSSAYVQNKLQFVLPYSIEYTTNGTTWNTYPDPVDSDTVKKMFLGYNAGGKIYLRGPNNGNWLGLRITWQAPSYYFLNYFYTYMSTSGHQCAITIEKTYGDDLNTWITVATTTNFSSWPGHTLVPHSNIAWNPTPTPGTHSKYVRVTFTPTWNGSYPNNNIDIYAIDWFGEYPANIKPMQLFTWDFDKNVTFDNGLRMPGSIGIGTTNPIQKLHVEGNAYISGSVGIGTTNPNTLLDVRGRINTPEIAFRNSDGGDDSDPYRLRKYQFGSSSNELQLQLNDDSDERFAIYGNSCSGYSCGEYSGNLYHFFKADGTAYHAGNVGIGTTSPSYKLDVSGDIRATGTIYGTFSGTINAANVSAGSFGANTGGGNYSFPANLTVSGAVGIGTTNPGVKLDVVGGYIRTWGGEFISYKENPGGILGALALEGKNASSTNPYMKRWTLFNMQDYSGVNGFVIYEYYDANNDGSYCNDGGACNMRFIIASGGNVGIGTATPAYPLDVVGDVRFSGTLQGGSVPWARLTSFPSACSAGNAVTGLGSTLTCSPFMTNPMTTLGDIIYGGSSGTPTRLAGSAGFLKSTGAAAPSWSAVNLASSDVTGTLAVTSGGTGLSSIAAGSILYATSSNTLIAIAPTAANQVLRSTAANALQFGALVAADIPNLDASKITSGTFGIARGGTNSTATPTAGAVAYGTGSAYAFTAAGTANQVLISGGTSTPTWSNIASLLTQGTNITISGTTNATIATVNNPTFSTSVSTPLLTSSGAIAIKPGSNSTTAIQLQNTGGTAIVNVDTTNSRVGINNASPSYALDITGDIRVTGAIIGTVSTTISATNVSAGAFGSNTGGGNYSFPARVGIGTTSPSTDLHIKVSSGDVKIQLGTQASVVPTTGGPNNPSAAVDDSSNGGSAVWSNPTNVYTSNDVYASVTIPAGVDPDYYWSDYLKATGFGFSLPSTANILGIKVEIEAKASVASTLTINEVLLVKSGSIVGSSKSGGLLTASDAYYSFGDTTDLWGTTWSYSDINNSNFGVVVSVFNPTTSARTAYIDHIRITVYYTSSGDADWQMAVSSTSGAFIINPLFSGGRVGIGTTTPSATLDINGTLNVNGIIQGKFYDKYTGSISRTYSSGNGTSSLSTGKYYPDWFCALSKVDATELDTATEHAYCTVTLDGNNQWLLNAVISGVSDQTVSCSIYCIRL from the coding sequence ATGTCATTTTTTGATAAAAAAATTAGTTCCAAAGCATTCACCTTAATTGAAATTTTAATCTACACAGCAATTTTTGGCGTTGTGGCTGCTGGTATTATCGGTGTTGCGTGGAACATCACGCGTCTTCACACAACCCAAATTGCTTCTAATGAAATTGATGAAAATTTGCGTTATGTAATGAATTTAGTAAATTCTAAAGTTCGTGAGGCTTCACTGATTGTACAGGCAAGTGGAACGACTTTAATTTTGCGGATGCCCGATTCACTAAAAAGTCCTACAACATTTTCTTTAAACAATGGCACTTTATACATTCAAGAAGGAAGCGCTGATCCTGTAGCAATTACTTCCAATCGTGTTGAGGTTACTTCTTTGAATTTTGAATATATAAGCGTTGCTGGTAGTAAGGGTGGCGTGCGAGTTAATATTGCGATGGCATACAAAGAGCAGCCAGGTATTGCTTCGCGTGAATACATCACAACAGTTACTAAGGTTAATGCCATCGTTTTTGATTCAGACATTATACCAGATGTAACTAATTCAAGAAGTGTTGGTATTAATACGGCGCAATGGAAGGATGGTTATTTTTCTAGAAATGTAATAGTTGGCGGCGATGTTTCATCAACCGGTTTTATTATCGGTGGAGCTGGTCTTTGTATGGGAACTGATTGTCGTACTTCTTGGGGTCAGGTTACAGGCGTTACTGGTTCCGGCACACAAAATTATATTGCTAAATGGACCTCTTCTGGCTCTATTGGTAATTCGCAAATTTTTGATAATGGGACTAATGTGGGTATTGGGACGACAAGTCCCAATGTAAAATTACATATTTCGAATACTACGGCAGGAATAAACGAACTATTGCGTTTAGCTTATAACAATTCAGTGGGTTCAGGAGCGAGATTATCATGGTGGGCAGGAGATACCGTGTCAGAAACGGGGCGGATAGAAAACTTTGTAGATGCAGGAAATCAAGTGAGTTTAAGATTTTATACTTATAATTCTGGACTCGGTGAAAGAATGCGCATTACAGCTGCTGGTAATGTTGGTATCGGCACAGCATCTCCTCCTTCTCTTCTTTCCGTCGGCGCATCATCGCAATTTCAAGTTAATTCTTCTGGTGATATAGTTAAAATCAAAAACCTTACTTATTCCTGGCCATCCTCTCATGCTGTCGGATTTCTTAAAAACGACGGCTCGGGTAATTTAACTTGGGATACTTCTGGCGCAGTTGGCGGCACAGGTTCAGCTGGCCAAGTGGCTTTTTGGTCCTCAACAACAACGATAACAGGCGATAGCGGTTTTTATTGGGATAATACTAACAAAAGATTAGGTTTAGGCACAACTGCACCTGGTCAACGTTTATCTGTTGTTGGCGATATTGGTTTATCTGGTGGCGATCGTTTTATTGGCACAACCGACGCCTATGGTTTAAGCATCAGAACAAACAATACCAATAGAATTTTCATTTCCGCTGATGGTAATGTCGGTATTGGTACTACTTCGCCAAGCAGAACATTAGATGTTCATGGTATTGCGCAATTACGCGGCGCTGCCGGCGGCACTGGTTTATTTGTTGATTCTGGTGGTAATGTGGGTATTGGGACGACAAGTCCAGCATTTAAACTTGATGTTAGTGGATCAGCTCGAGTTACCAATGTATTTAAAGAAGGCAATTGGCGTCACGTACTTTCTTCTTATGTTACTGCTACCCCTACTAATGGTGTTTTGTTAACTACCGCCATTCCTTATGATGGTGTTACAAATAGAGGAATGCATGGTATTCGGGTGATGGGATATGCCTTTGGAGAGTCTAGACCTATAGATTTTGAAGTGGTATTTTATCTTTATACTTCTGGTTTTAATAGCTACGGCTGGACAAATTATGGAGCTCATGACCCAGGAACAATTAAACTTTCTTATGAAGGTAATGTTGTTAAATTATGGTGGTCTTCTAAAGTTTATTATGCTAGTTATGAAATATTTACAAAAAGTCATGGAGCACTTGGCCAAAACGATTCATGGTTTGAGGGGTGGACCATCACTGATGCAGTAGCTCCTACTTCAAATGTTGTAGATGTTCCATATCGAAATGCAATGCCTTATGGACTTGCAATGCGCGGCAATATTAATTTAAATGGAAATTGGCTTTCTGGAGACGGAGATAATGAGGGTGTTTATATAAATGCTTCAGGTAATGTTGGTATTGGAGCAACAAGTCCATCATATCGATTAGATGTAGCTGGTGATATTAATACATCAGGTTATTTTAGAGGTAATGGTTCCCAAATAACTAATTTAAATGCTTCTAATTTAACAAGTGGTATTGTGCCTGCAGCACGACTTTCATCTACGCAAGCTTATTATACTTTAGATCCGATTTTTCCAAAAACAAATCAGCAACATACAACTTTAGGAGGAGCGACAATTGGTGAAATTGCTTTGTCGTCTGCTTATGTTCAAAATAAATTGCAATTTGTTTTACCTTATAGTATTGAATATACAACCAATGGAACAACCTGGAATACTTATCCTGATCCAGTTGATAGTGATACAGTTAAAAAAATGTTTTTGGGTTATAACGCCGGGGGTAAAATTTATCTCCGTGGTCCCAATAATGGAAATTGGCTTGGTTTGCGCATAACATGGCAGGCACCTTCGTATTATTTCTTGAATTATTTCTATACTTACATGAGTACTTCAGGACATCAATGTGCAATTACAATAGAAAAGACATATGGAGATGATTTGAATACATGGATTACTGTTGCTACAACGACTAATTTTTCTAGTTGGCCTGGGCATACTCTTGTTCCTCATTCGAATATTGCGTGGAATCCGACACCTACTCCAGGTACTCATTCTAAATATGTACGAGTGACTTTTACTCCCACATGGAATGGATCTTATCCTAATAATAATATTGATATTTATGCAATAGATTGGTTTGGAGAATATCCAGCTAATATCAAACCCATGCAATTATTTACTTGGGATTTTGATAAAAATGTTACATTTGATAATGGATTAAGAATGCCTGGTAGTATTGGTATTGGGACAACAAATCCTATTCAAAAATTACACGTCGAAGGAAATGCTTATATTTCAGGAAGTGTCGGCATTGGCACGACAAATCCAAATACTTTACTCGATGTAAGGGGAAGAATTAACACGCCAGAAATAGCTTTTCGTAATAGTGACGGAGGTGATGATAGTGACCCTTATCGTTTAAGAAAATATCAATTTGGTTCAAGCTCTAATGAACTTCAGCTTCAGTTAAATGATGATAGTGATGAAAGATTTGCTATTTATGGTAATTCTTGTAGTGGTTATAGTTGTGGTGAATATAGTGGTAATCTTTATCATTTCTTTAAAGCAGATGGAACGGCTTATCATGCTGGCAACGTCGGTATCGGCACAACAAGTCCCTCATATAAATTAGACGTCTCAGGAGATATTCGTGCTACAGGAACTATTTATGGAACATTCTCTGGTACAATCAATGCTGCTAATGTTTCAGCCGGTTCATTTGGTGCTAACACTGGTGGTGGCAATTATTCCTTCCCAGCGAATCTGACTGTTAGTGGAGCTGTTGGTATTGGGACGACGAATCCGGGGGTGAAATTAGATGTAGTAGGGGGATATATTAGAACTTGGGGTGGAGAGTTTATATCATATAAAGAGAATCCTGGAGGAATTTTGGGGGCTTTAGCTTTGGAAGGAAAAAATGCTTCCTCAACCAATCCTTATATGAAAAGATGGACTTTGTTTAATATGCAAGATTATTCTGGTGTGAATGGTTTTGTCATCTATGAATATTATGATGCAAATAATGATGGTAGTTATTGTAATGATGGCGGAGCATGTAATATGAGATTTATTATTGCAAGTGGGGGTAATGTTGGTATCGGAACTGCCACTCCTGCTTATCCATTAGATGTAGTAGGTGATGTTAGATTCTCAGGCACTCTTCAAGGTGGTTCAGTGCCATGGGCTCGTTTAACTTCTTTCCCATCAGCTTGTTCTGCTGGCAATGCAGTAACTGGATTAGGCTCAACTCTTACTTGTTCGCCATTTATGACTAATCCAATGACTACATTGGGTGATATCATCTACGGCGGTTCCAGTGGCACACCAACCCGTTTAGCTGGCTCAGCTGGTTTTCTTAAATCAACTGGCGCTGCTGCGCCTTCTTGGAGCGCTGTTAATCTTGCTTCCTCTGATGTAACAGGCACTTTAGCAGTAACTAGTGGCGGTACAGGTTTATCTTCTATTGCGGCTGGCTCTATTCTTTATGCTACTTCTTCTAATACTTTAATTGCCATTGCTCCAACTGCCGCTAATCAGGTTTTAAGGTCAACCGCTGCTAATGCCTTGCAATTTGGCGCATTAGTTGCTGCTGATATTCCTAATTTAGACGCTAGTAAAATTACTTCAGGAACTTTTGGTATTGCTCGTGGCGGTACTAACTCAACTGCTACTCCCACTGCTGGCGCTGTAGCTTATGGTACTGGTTCAGCTTATGCTTTTACTGCTGCTGGTACAGCTAACCAAGTTTTAATTTCAGGCGGCACCAGCACTCCCACCTGGTCTAACATCGCTTCATTACTCACTCAAGGCACTAACATCACTATTTCTGGCACCACCAATGCCACTATTGCCACGGTTAACAACCCAACTTTCTCTACTTCTGTTTCAACACCATTATTAACCAGCTCAGGCGCTATTGCTATTAAACCCGGTTCTAATTCAACCACCGCTATTCAATTACAAAATACCGGTGGTACAGCCATTGTTAATGTTGATACAACGAATAGTAGAGTAGGTATTAATAATGCAAGTCCCAGCTATGCTTTAGATATTACAGGCGATATCCGCGTTACTGGTGCCATCATTGGTACAGTTTCAACAACAATTTCGGCAACCAATGTTTCAGCCGGCGCTTTTGGTTCTAACACTGGTGGCGGCAATTATTCTTTCCCAGCCAGAGTAGGAATAGGCACAACGTCACCAAGTACAGATTTGCATATAAAAGTTTCAAGCGGTGATGTGAAAATACAACTGGGTACTCAAGCAAGTGTTGTGCCAACTACTGGAGGACCAAATAATCCTTCGGCAGCGGTCGATGATTCAAGCAATGGAGGTTCGGCTGTTTGGAGTAATCCAACCAATGTTTATACCTCTAATGACGTTTATGCGTCAGTTACAATACCAGCAGGTGTGGATCCAGATTATTATTGGAGCGATTATTTGAAAGCGACGGGTTTTGGATTTTCTCTTCCTAGCACCGCTAATATTCTTGGGATTAAGGTAGAAATAGAGGCAAAGGCGAGCGTTGCTTCGACATTAACAATAAATGAAGTATTATTAGTTAAATCAGGTTCAATTGTTGGTAGCAGCAAAAGCGGAGGACTTCTAACTGCATCAGATGCGTACTACTCATTTGGTGATACAACTGATTTGTGGGGAACAACTTGGTCTTACTCAGATATTAACAATTCCAATTTTGGCGTGGTTGTGAGTGTATTTAATCCTACAACATCAGCAAGAACGGCTTATATAGACCACATTAGAATAACCGTTTATTATACCAGCAGTGGAGATGCAGATTGGCAGATGGCAGTATCTTCAACAAGCGGCGCTTTCATTATAAATCCTTTATTTAGTGGTGGAAGAGTGGGCATTGGAACTACAACGCCATCGGCAACTTTAGATATAAATGGGACTCTTAATGTAAATGGAATTATTCAAGGAAAGTTTTATGATAAATATACTGGCAGCATTTCCCGCACTTATTCTAGTGGAAATGGAACTTCAAGCTTGAGCACGGGCAAATATTATCCTGATTGGTTCTGTGCCCTATCTAAAGTTGATGCTACAGAGTTAGATACTGCTACCGAACATGCTTATTGCACGGTTACTCTCGACGGTAATAATCAGTGGCTTTTAAATGCTGTAATTAGCGGCGTCTCGGATCAAACGGTTTCTTGTAGTATTTATTGCATACGATTATAA
- a CDS encoding DJ-1/PfpI family protein has translation MENKKILFVVAFKDFRDEEFFEPKEILEKAGFQIEVASTDRGVAQGVNGGEAKVDFLDNEVNVDDYEAVVFVGGAGATRNIENSRFHKIAREAFEKNKIVAAICIAPLILARAGILENKKVTVWTSALDRRPIQALKDGGASYENKSVVVDGNVITANGPQSAKEFGKAILKQLKK, from the coding sequence ATGGAAAACAAAAAAATTTTATTCGTTGTTGCCTTCAAAGATTTTCGTGATGAGGAATTTTTTGAGCCGAAAGAAATTTTAGAGAAGGCGGGTTTTCAAATTGAAGTAGCGAGTACTGATAGAGGTGTGGCGCAGGGTGTTAATGGTGGTGAAGCAAAAGTGGATTTTTTAGACAACGAAGTTAATGTTGATGATTATGAAGCGGTGGTTTTTGTTGGCGGAGCGGGTGCGACGCGCAATATTGAGAATTCACGTTTTCATAAAATTGCGCGGGAGGCTTTTGAAAAAAATAAAATTGTGGCGGCAATTTGTATTGCGCCTTTAATTTTAGCGCGCGCTGGGATTTTGGAAAATAAAAAAGTAACCGTTTGGACGAGTGCTTTAGATAGAAGGCCGATTCAGGCGTTAAAAGATGGGGGAGCGAGTTATGAAAATAAATCAGTTGTAGTTGATGGGAATGTTATTACGGCAAATGGTCCGCAATCGGCTAAAGAATTCGGCAAGGCTATTTTGAAACAGTTAAAGAAATAA
- a CDS encoding GspE/PulE family protein — protein MQQNDKNAQLAEMIKKAQLAAEEREAERLANSLGLKYGDLTKISAQTDALELINEEEAKVALCAPFLLKQKTILLACKNPALEATKNVIEGLRSKGYDLDIYVVSLRSLENLWQGYRFIVGRKKEITGGIEVDKDHLASIMNEVKTTSSLKEKIQNFDSPYISQIFEIIIAGAIAMDASDIHIEPEESGIRLRYRLDGVLQDISALNQHHYRSIISRIKLLGGMKINVHTAPQDGRFTIKTYDVDIEVRVSIIPSAYGETVVMRLLNPKNIQLDLKNLGFREDDLAIMEEQIGRPNGIILNTGPTGSGKTTTLYAFLRRIYNPEIKIITVEDPIEYHLEGITQTQVNPTRNYTFASGLRSILRQDPDVILVGEIRDNETAEIAMHAALTGHLVFSTLHTNDACGTIPRLLDMNIQPAILAPALNLAIAQRLVRKLCQHCKEAVELTPEQADKIRKMVEKMPERVKKPQLGDKIVIYKSKGCEHCNGTGYKGRVAVAELLVVDRDIQNLITRSEKMPTAAEIKDMAIQKGMTTMEDDAILKILDGITSLSEAENVLGKLL, from the coding sequence ATGCAACAAAATGATAAAAATGCACAATTAGCTGAGATGATTAAAAAGGCGCAACTGGCTGCTGAAGAAAGAGAGGCAGAGCGATTAGCTAATTCTTTGGGTTTGAAATATGGAGATTTAACAAAAATATCTGCTCAAACAGACGCGCTGGAATTGATTAATGAAGAAGAAGCCAAGGTCGCTCTTTGCGCTCCTTTTTTGCTGAAACAAAAAACTATTTTATTAGCTTGTAAAAACCCTGCTTTGGAGGCAACTAAAAATGTAATAGAAGGTTTGAGAAGTAAAGGTTATGATTTGGATATTTATGTTGTTTCTTTAAGGTCGTTAGAGAATCTTTGGCAAGGTTATCGCTTTATTGTGGGTAGAAAAAAAGAAATTACTGGCGGTATAGAAGTAGACAAAGACCATTTGGCAAGCATAATGAATGAAGTTAAAACGACCTCATCTTTAAAAGAAAAAATACAAAATTTTGATAGTCCTTATATTTCTCAAATTTTTGAAATTATTATTGCTGGAGCAATAGCGATGGATGCTTCGGATATTCATATTGAACCAGAAGAAAGCGGCATTCGTTTGAGATATCGTTTGGATGGCGTTTTGCAAGATATTTCAGCATTAAATCAGCATCATTATCGCTCGATTATTTCAAGAATTAAATTATTGGGCGGTATGAAAATCAATGTTCATACAGCGCCGCAAGATGGAAGGTTCACAATTAAAACTTATGATGTTGATATCGAGGTGCGTGTTTCTATTATTCCGAGCGCTTATGGTGAAACGGTTGTAATGCGTTTGCTTAATCCCAAAAACATTCAATTGGATTTAAAAAATTTAGGTTTTCGTGAAGATGATTTGGCCATTATGGAGGAGCAAATTGGGCGCCCCAATGGTATTATTTTGAATACTGGTCCAACAGGGTCAGGTAAAACAACGACCTTATACGCTTTTTTAAGACGTATTTATAATCCAGAAATTAAGATTATTACTGTTGAAGACCCCATTGAATACCACTTGGAAGGAATAACCCAGACGCAAGTAAATCCAACGCGTAACTATACCTTTGCTTCTGGTTTGCGGTCAATTTTGCGTCAAGACCCCGATGTAATTTTAGTGGGTGAGATTCGCGATAATGAAACAGCAGAGATTGCTATGCATGCTGCTTTAACGGGCCATCTCGTTTTTTCTACTTTGCATACTAATGATGCTTGTGGTACAATTCCTCGGTTATTGGATATGAATATCCAGCCAGCAATTCTGGCGCCAGCATTAAATCTGGCTATTGCTCAGCGTTTGGTTAGAAAATTATGCCAACACTGTAAAGAAGCTGTGGAATTAACGCCAGAACAAGCTGACAAAATTAGAAAGATGGTTGAAAAAATGCCCGAAAGAGTTAAGAAGCCACAATTGGGGGATAAGATTGTTATTTATAAATCTAAAGGTTGCGAGCATTGCAATGGAACAGGTTATAAAGGAAGAGTGGCGGTAGCAGAATTGCTGGTGGTTGATAGAGATATTCAAAATTTAATTACGCGCTCAGAGAAAATGCCGACGGCGGCGGAAATTAAAGATATGGCTATTCAAAAAGGAATGACAACAATGGAGGATGATGCGATTTTAAAAATTTTGGATGGTATTACAAGTTTATCTGAGGCGGAAAATGTTTTGGGTAAACTTCTATAG
- a CDS encoding GGDEF domain-containing protein, producing MSPSTKSEIEKLRKEIIALKRIAIKDPLTGLYNRRGLLEQGEKFLKMMERLRENKFPESGNSFNLGVILIDLDDFKKINDVYGHKTGDEVLKKIAELLEESLRKSDIISRWGGDEFAILIFDINKPILTKIAGRIQEKICNHTFLVKKRKINLTISLGATLFSNVNLDLEKEIEKADKAMYRAKKRGKNNFVII from the coding sequence ATGTCACCATCAACAAAATCAGAAATTGAAAAATTGAGAAAAGAAATTATAGCCTTGAAAAGAATAGCCATTAAAGATCCTTTAACAGGGTTATATAATAGACGGGGATTATTGGAGCAGGGAGAGAAATTTTTGAAAATGATGGAGCGTTTAAGAGAAAATAAATTTCCAGAAAGTGGCAATTCTTTTAATTTAGGTGTTATTTTAATTGATTTAGATGATTTTAAGAAAATCAATGATGTTTATGGACATAAAACTGGTGATGAAGTGCTAAAAAAAATTGCGGAATTGCTGGAAGAATCTTTGCGTAAATCAGATATTATTAGTCGGTGGGGAGGCGATGAATTTGCAATATTAATTTTTGATATAAACAAACCTATTTTAACAAAAATTGCCGGACGAATTCAGGAGAAAATTTGCAACCACACTTTTTTGGTTAAAAAGCGAAAAATCAATCTCACTATTAGCTTGGGCGCAACTCTTTTTTCCAATGTTAATCTGGATTTAGAGAAAGAAATAGAAAAAGCCGATAAAGCGATGTATCGCGCTAAAAAGCGAGGGAAAAATAATTTTGTTATTATATAG
- a CDS encoding helix-turn-helix transcriptional regulator produces MPRETITFKIFEILSDGAKTMDNLMFIFFNGYRRSYKQALKQRWQKYIESKKKEDLKKIKNNFYVLLNRLEKQGFIIKKKDKTQKKNLWLLTPAGRKKAKMLIAQTNFLFDYPHENDGKLRIIIFDIPEKERFKRNWLRAILTYLDFKMLQKSVWIGTNKIPERFIYDLKKFNVLPYVHIFEVSQSGTIETKK; encoded by the coding sequence ATGCCAAGAGAAACAATTACTTTTAAAATTTTTGAAATTTTATCAGACGGAGCTAAAACGATGGATAATTTAATGTTTATCTTTTTTAACGGTTATCGCCGTTCTTATAAACAAGCTCTAAAACAACGATGGCAGAAATATATAGAGTCAAAAAAGAAAGAGGATTTAAAAAAGATAAAGAACAATTTTTACGTATTATTAAATAGATTAGAAAAACAAGGTTTTATTATAAAAAAGAAAGATAAAACGCAGAAAAAGAATTTATGGTTGCTTACCCCTGCTGGTAGAAAAAAGGCAAAAATGTTAATTGCTCAAACCAATTTTTTATTTGATTATCCTCATGAAAATGATGGAAAATTAAGGATTATTATTTTTGATATTCCAGAAAAAGAACGGTTTAAGCGCAATTGGTTAAGAGCAATACTTACTTATTTAGATTTTAAAATGCTTCAAAAAAGCGTGTGGATTGGTACTAATAAGATTCCTGAACGTTTTATTTATGATTTGAAAAAATTTAACGTTTTGCCTTATGTTCATATTTTTGAAGTGAGCCAGAGCGGTACAATTGAAACAAAAAAATAA
- the rpsP gene encoding 30S ribosomal protein S16, whose translation MLVIRLKPVGKKHQISFRIVVAERRSKLNGRYKEDLGFYNPSTDKFSVNKERAKYWLSIGAQPSETVYNIFVAAGVIEGPKKTIKIKEAKKEEGGAAVENKTNNENNSTNESSAQ comes from the coding sequence ATGTTAGTTATAAGATTAAAACCGGTTGGAAAAAAACATCAAATTTCTTTCCGTATTGTTGTAGCTGAAAGACGTTCTAAATTAAATGGGCGTTATAAAGAAGACCTCGGTTTTTATAATCCTTCAACTGATAAATTTTCAGTAAATAAAGAGCGCGCTAAGTATTGGTTATCAATTGGCGCTCAGCCATCAGAAACTGTTTATAATATTTTTGTAGCAGCGGGAGTTATCGAAGGACCCAAGAAGACAATTAAAATAAAAGAAGCAAAGAAAGAAGAGGGAGGTGCTGCAGTTGAAAACAAAACCAATAATGAAAATAATTCAACCAACGAAAGTAGTGCTCAATAA